A DNA window from Providencia huaxiensis contains the following coding sequences:
- the gntK gene encoding gluconokinase encodes MNDTQKQNYTFVLMGVSGSGKSAVATGVAQQLQAAFLDGDFLHPKSNILKMASGHALNDDDRKPWLVALNNAIFAMQRTNKVSLVVSSALKKSYRDILREGNHNLYFIYLKGDAVVIEERLKARKGHFFKPEMLKSQFDALQEPGADEPDVQVVDIRPSLENVIENTCSTIRKIVAGDN; translated from the coding sequence ATGAATGATACCCAAAAACAAAACTATACATTTGTACTAATGGGGGTATCGGGTAGTGGTAAGTCTGCTGTTGCTACCGGTGTTGCACAGCAACTACAAGCTGCCTTCCTTGATGGTGACTTTCTTCACCCTAAATCAAATATTTTAAAAATGGCATCGGGTCACGCATTAAATGATGACGACCGTAAACCTTGGTTAGTCGCATTAAATAATGCCATTTTTGCAATGCAAAGAACCAATAAGGTATCGCTGGTGGTTAGCTCCGCACTGAAAAAAAGCTATCGCGATATCTTAAGAGAGGGGAACCATAACCTCTATTTTATTTACCTAAAAGGTGATGCGGTTGTTATTGAAGAGAGATTGAAAGCACGTAAAGGGCATTTCTTTAAGCCTGAAATGCTGAAATCGCAATTTGATGCTTTACAAGAACCTGGTGCGGATGAACCTGATGTGCAGGTTGTTGATATTCGACCATCCTTAGAGAACGTGATTGAAAATACGTGTTCTACTATTCGTAAGATTGTCGCTGGAGATAACTAA
- the gntU gene encoding gluconate transporter, producing MNTPETLSTLTLVLTAVGSVVLLLFLVMYARLHAFVALMIVSIGAGLFSGMPVQQITETMQKGMAGTLGFLAIVVALGAMFGKILHETGALDQIANKLLNLFGEKNAHYAVGVAGLICALPLFFDVAIVLLIGVVFAVANRTGHNVVRLAIPLFAGVAAAAAFLLPGPTPMLVASQMGADYGWMILIGLCAAIPGMILAGPLFGKFISNYVHIDIPADYQAPNTEHGKMPSFGFSLCLVLFPLVLVGLKTIGTHLVEKGTTLEHWLEFIGHPFTALLLACLLAIYGLGFRYGMDKEKVMAICSAAIQPAGIILLVTGAGGVFKQILVDSGVGPALGDSLIGAGLPIAVACFVLAGAVRVIQGSATVACLTAVGLVLPVISELGYSGAQLAALAVCISGGSLILSHVNDSGFWLYGKFTGATEAQTLKTWTVMETILGTTGAIVGMVFFMFL from the coding sequence ATGAATACCCCAGAAACATTAAGCACGTTAACGCTCGTGCTAACGGCAGTTGGCTCTGTCGTTTTACTGCTCTTTTTAGTGATGTATGCTCGTTTACACGCATTTGTCGCGCTAATGATCGTTTCTATTGGCGCGGGTTTATTCTCCGGCATGCCAGTACAACAGATCACTGAAACCATGCAAAAAGGTATGGCGGGAACCTTAGGTTTCCTTGCTATTGTGGTGGCGCTTGGGGCAATGTTCGGTAAAATTTTACATGAAACAGGTGCGTTAGACCAAATAGCGAATAAGCTACTTAATCTGTTCGGTGAAAAGAATGCTCACTATGCAGTGGGTGTCGCAGGGTTGATTTGTGCGCTACCGCTTTTCTTTGATGTGGCTATTGTCTTGTTAATTGGCGTGGTGTTTGCGGTAGCGAACCGTACTGGCCATAACGTTGTCCGCCTTGCTATCCCTCTATTTGCTGGTGTTGCCGCCGCGGCAGCGTTCTTATTACCGGGACCAACACCGATGTTGGTTGCATCACAAATGGGCGCGGATTATGGCTGGATGATTTTAATTGGCCTGTGTGCTGCTATCCCTGGCATGATTTTGGCAGGCCCTTTATTTGGTAAATTTATCAGTAATTATGTTCATATTGATATCCCTGCGGATTATCAAGCGCCAAATACAGAACATGGCAAAATGCCAAGCTTTGGATTTAGCTTGTGTTTAGTGCTTTTCCCATTGGTATTAGTGGGTTTAAAAACAATCGGGACTCATTTAGTTGAAAAAGGAACTACTCTTGAGCATTGGTTAGAGTTTATCGGTCACCCTTTCACTGCCTTATTGTTAGCGTGTTTACTGGCGATTTATGGCCTAGGCTTCCGTTATGGTATGGATAAAGAAAAAGTCATGGCGATTTGTTCTGCTGCGATCCAACCTGCTGGGATCATTTTACTTGTGACCGGTGCTGGTGGCGTATTCAAACAAATTTTGGTGGACTCAGGTGTCGGTCCCGCGCTAGGTGACTCTTTAATTGGTGCAGGTTTACCTATTGCGGTTGCTTGTTTTGTATTAGCGGGGGCGGTACGTGTTATTCAAGGGTCAGCAACCGTTGCATGTTTAACTGCTGTAGGTTTAGTGTTACCTGTTATCAGTGAGTTAGGCTACTCAGGCGCACAGCTGGCAGCATTAGCCGTTTGCATCTCTGGTGGGTCATTAATCTTAAGCCATGTGAATGACTCTGGCTTCTGGCTATATGGGAAATTTACTGGTGCAACTGAAGCACAAACGCTAAAAACGTGGACGGTAATGGAAACTATCCTTGGTACGACAGGGGCAATTGTCGGCATGGTGTTCTTTATGTTCTTGTAA
- the tnpA gene encoding IS200/IS605 family transposase has product MGDEKSLAHTRWNCKYHIVFAPKYRRQVFYGEKRRAIGSILRKLCEWKNVRIVEAECCVDHIHMLLEIPPKMSVSSFMGYLKGKSSLMLYEQFGDLKFKYRNREFWCRGYYVDTVGKNTKRIQEYIKHQLEQDKLGEQLSLPYPGSPFTGRK; this is encoded by the coding sequence ATGGGGGACGAAAAGAGCTTAGCGCATACACGATGGAATTGTAAATATCACATTGTTTTTGCCCCAAAGTATAGAAGGCAAGTTTTCTACGGTGAAAAACGTAGGGCGATAGGTAGTATTTTAAGGAAATTGTGTGAGTGGAAAAATGTCAGGATAGTGGAGGCAGAATGTTGTGTTGACCACATACACATGCTTCTAGAAATCCCACCCAAGATGAGTGTTTCGAGCTTTATGGGGTATTTAAAAGGAAAAAGCAGTCTAATGCTTTATGAGCAATTTGGGGATTTAAAGTTTAAATATCGAAATAGAGAGTTTTGGTGCAGAGGGTACTATGTTGATACGGTAGGAAAGAATACGAAACGAATACAAGAATATATAAAACATCAGTTAGAACAGGATAAATTGGGAGAGCAATTGTCGCTCCCCTATCCGGGCAGCCCGTTTACGGGCCGTAAGTAA